From one Paeniglutamicibacter psychrophenolicus genomic stretch:
- a CDS encoding ABC-F family ATP-binding cassette domain-containing protein: MAHIDVSDIHYFLSDGTQLLGGVTFKVTSGSKTALIGPNGAGKTTLFKIIAGDLKSDEGVVSRSGGMGIMRQFVGQVRDESTVRDLLVSTASADLAAAAKAIDETELLMMESDDEKVQMRYAQAIIDWGDAGGYELETAWDKVCMAALGVPFDRASHRLASTLSGGEQKRLVLEALFEGPDELLLLDEPDNYLDVPGKRWLEATLNESPKTVLFISHDRELLNNAANRIVTLEPGLSGATAWIHGGAFGSYVDARRERNERFEELRKRWDEEHAKLKELVNMYKNKAAFRSDMANRYHAAQTRLAKFLEAGPPQAIPLEQNVNMRLKGGRTAKRAIVAEKLELTGLMKPFSNEIWFGDRVAILGSNGSGKSHFLRLLASGGTDPEREHQPVADFEIAEVPHNGTVKLGARIRPGFFAQTHSRPDLMGRPLLDILHRGDDHRSGLAREAASGALDGYGLAGQAEQKYDSLSGGQQARFQILLLQLSGATLLLLDEPTDNLDLHSGEALERAIESFEGTVLAVTHDRWFARSFDRFLVFGSNGKVYESTEPVWDETRVQRDR, translated from the coding sequence GTGGCTCATATCGACGTATCCGACATCCATTACTTCCTTTCCGACGGCACCCAATTGCTCGGCGGTGTCACCTTCAAGGTGACCAGCGGCAGCAAGACCGCATTGATCGGCCCCAACGGCGCCGGGAAAACGACGCTGTTCAAGATCATCGCCGGCGACCTGAAATCCGATGAGGGTGTGGTGTCCCGTTCCGGCGGCATGGGCATCATGCGCCAGTTCGTGGGCCAGGTCCGAGACGAGTCCACGGTGCGCGACCTGCTGGTCTCCACCGCCTCGGCCGACCTGGCGGCGGCGGCCAAGGCCATCGACGAGACCGAGCTGTTGATGATGGAATCCGACGACGAGAAGGTCCAGATGCGCTACGCGCAGGCCATCATCGACTGGGGGGATGCCGGCGGCTACGAGCTGGAAACTGCCTGGGACAAGGTCTGCATGGCCGCCCTCGGGGTTCCCTTCGACCGTGCATCCCACCGCCTGGCCTCCACGCTCTCGGGCGGCGAGCAGAAGCGCCTCGTGCTCGAGGCGCTCTTCGAGGGCCCGGACGAACTGTTGCTGCTCGATGAGCCGGACAACTACCTCGATGTCCCGGGCAAGCGGTGGCTCGAGGCAACGCTGAACGAGTCGCCCAAGACCGTCCTGTTCATCAGCCACGACCGCGAACTGCTCAACAACGCGGCCAACCGCATCGTCACCCTGGAGCCGGGGCTCTCGGGCGCCACCGCATGGATCCACGGCGGCGCATTCGGCTCCTACGTCGATGCGCGCCGGGAACGCAACGAACGCTTCGAGGAACTGCGCAAGCGCTGGGACGAGGAGCACGCCAAGCTCAAGGAGCTGGTGAACATGTACAAGAACAAGGCGGCGTTCCGCTCCGACATGGCCAACCGCTACCACGCGGCCCAGACGCGCCTGGCCAAGTTCCTCGAGGCCGGCCCGCCCCAGGCCATCCCGCTGGAGCAGAACGTCAACATGCGGCTCAAGGGCGGACGCACCGCCAAGCGGGCCATTGTCGCCGAGAAGCTCGAGCTCACCGGGCTGATGAAGCCCTTCAGCAACGAGATCTGGTTCGGGGACCGCGTGGCGATCCTGGGTTCGAACGGTTCGGGAAAGTCCCACTTCCTGCGCCTGCTGGCCTCCGGCGGCACGGATCCCGAGCGCGAGCACCAGCCGGTGGCCGACTTCGAGATCGCCGAGGTCCCGCACAACGGCACCGTGAAGCTCGGTGCGCGCATCCGCCCCGGGTTCTTTGCCCAGACCCACAGCCGCCCCGACCTGATGGGCCGGCCCCTGTTGGACATCCTGCACCGCGGCGACGACCACCGCTCGGGCCTGGCCCGGGAGGCGGCCTCGGGAGCGCTGGACGGCTACGGCCTGGCCGGCCAGGCCGAGCAGAAGTACGATTCGCTCTCCGGCGGCCAGCAGGCGCGTTTCCAGATCCTGCTGCTGCAGCTTTCCGGTGCGACGCTGCTGCTGCTCGACGAACCGACCGACAACCTCGACCTGCACTCCGGGGAGGCGCTGGAACGGGCCATCGAATCGTTCGAGGGAACCGTGCTGGCGGTGACGCACGACCGGTGGTTCGCCAGGTCGTTCGACCGCTTCCTGGTGTTCGGTTCCAACGGGAAGGTCTACGAATCCACGGAGCCCGTTTGGGACGAGACCCGCGTGCAGCGGGACCGGTAG
- a CDS encoding phage holin family protein: MGGLSRLIPNQLADEARIAANVLKSKGINVGIAAGAGILALALLALMVVALVVALVMGIGTVIAPWLAALLVAAGFLVLAIVLGLFAFLQVKKAMPLLPEEAIRGFRHDLGVVKEGSAFDVSTLDEPRPSKKKDGQDAEQAGENEPKAPKPTHNELIIRTRERREEIALHRDGLGQKLEVPLHLGEKISDAGQAAGEAVSKAAGQARHLADTASEKVTEGMERATEKLASLSGLEGENAKEALRERWRPLAIMAGSMAMFVVFLRKLLRK, encoded by the coding sequence GTGGGCGGACTGAGCCGCCTGATCCCGAACCAACTGGCCGACGAAGCCCGCATAGCAGCCAACGTCCTGAAGTCAAAGGGCATCAACGTCGGCATTGCCGCGGGCGCCGGAATCCTGGCCCTCGCCTTGCTTGCTCTCATGGTGGTCGCACTGGTCGTCGCGCTGGTCATGGGCATCGGCACCGTCATCGCGCCGTGGCTTGCCGCGCTGCTGGTGGCCGCGGGATTCCTGGTCCTTGCTATCGTCCTTGGCTTGTTCGCGTTCCTGCAGGTCAAGAAGGCCATGCCTTTGCTGCCCGAGGAAGCAATCCGCGGATTCCGGCACGATCTCGGCGTGGTCAAGGAAGGCAGCGCCTTCGACGTCTCGACGCTTGACGAGCCACGGCCTTCGAAGAAGAAGGACGGGCAGGATGCCGAGCAGGCCGGGGAGAACGAGCCCAAGGCCCCGAAGCCGACCCACAACGAACTGATCATCCGCACCCGCGAGCGCCGCGAGGAAATTGCCTTGCACCGCGACGGGCTGGGACAGAAGCTGGAAGTTCCCCTGCACCTGGGCGAGAAAATCTCCGACGCCGGACAGGCTGCCGGGGAAGCCGTGAGCAAGGCCGCTGGCCAGGCCCGCCACCTCGCGGACACCGCATCGGAAAAGGTCACCGAAGGCATGGAGCGGGCCACGGAAAAGCTCGCTTCGCTCAGCGGCCTCGAAGGCGAGAACGCCAAGGAGGCCCTGCGTGAACGCTGGCGTCCGTTGGCCATCATGGCCGGCTCGATGGCAATGTTCGTCGTCTTCCTGCGCAAGCTGCTGCGCAAGTAG